One genomic window of Halolamina sediminis includes the following:
- a CDS encoding archaellin/type IV pilin N-terminal domain-containing protein produces the protein MKLPSRDDADRGQVGIGTLIIFIALVLVAAVAAGVLINTADDLQTRASDTGEDAQAQVSNQIDVVSATGATGGDSNVDNVTLVVKKSPGSDPIDLSAATIEYTSSSSSVTLTQGGSANGTAFSTEAIVGSEDTVLEDTNQRIEITINTSDIQSGLAEGEDAQLRIVDQSGAETVYGVSVPEVLTGDFVEV, from the coding sequence ATGAAACTACCATCACGAGACGACGCCGACCGCGGACAGGTCGGTATCGGGACGCTGATCATCTTCATCGCGCTGGTGCTGGTCGCCGCGGTCGCCGCGGGGGTCCTCATCAACACGGCGGATGATCTCCAGACGCGTGCCTCCGATACCGGGGAGGACGCACAAGCACAGGTATCCAACCAGATCGACGTCGTGTCCGCAACGGGCGCGACCGGCGGCGATAGCAACGTCGATAACGTCACGCTGGTCGTGAAGAAGTCGCCGGGGTCTGACCCAATCGACCTCAGCGCGGCCACGATCGAGTATACGAGTAGTAGTAGTTCGGTGACGCTGACTCAAGGGGGCTCGGCCAACGGAACGGCATTCTCGACGGAAGCGATCGTCGGCAGCGAGGACACGGTCCTCGAGGACACGAATCAGCGAATCGAGATCACGATCAACACGAGCGACATCCAAAGCGGCCTCGCCGAGGGCGAGGACGCCCAGCTGCGGATCGTCGACCAGTCGGGCGCGGAGACGGTCTACGGCGTGAGCGTGCCGGAAGTGCTCACGGGCGACTTCGTGGAAGTGTAG
- a CDS encoding DUF7500 family protein, whose protein sequence is MLDDDTDDTTTEREGSSDEHVQPLGEDRYVVSLDERVEAPPAGAHAPDPGSDAGRTLDDLDGAYALELHARHEDDADSLRVETNDVADAFESLLRWYAEKVAPATPPEAVVGTLLANSDLELDGRS, encoded by the coding sequence ATGCTCGACGACGACACTGACGACACGACGACCGAACGGGAGGGATCGAGTGACGAACACGTCCAGCCGCTGGGCGAGGACCGGTACGTGGTCAGTCTGGACGAGCGGGTGGAAGCGCCACCGGCCGGCGCGCACGCGCCGGACCCCGGCAGCGATGCGGGTCGAACGCTCGACGACCTCGACGGCGCCTACGCGCTCGAACTCCACGCCCGACACGAGGACGACGCAGACAGTCTCCGCGTCGAGACCAACGACGTGGCAGACGCCTTCGAGTCGCTGCTGCGGTGGTACGCCGAGAAGGTGGCGCCGGCGACCCCGCCCGAAGCTGTCGTGGGGACGCTGCTCGCGAACTCCGATCTCGAGCTCGACGGGCGGAGCTGA
- a CDS encoding helix-turn-helix transcriptional regulator, with protein MTPEQQSEVVLEHVERSLFDGAEFTFDESTVKDNLEEILLVLVAHRSSNTNGKSLMGDLTTIFGTRLSPGTVYPQLHDLEEEEVLRVQELVRTKEYEVDDEDALVERVTAAMEQHLTLGLFLRSALDELS; from the coding sequence ATGACCCCGGAACAGCAGTCCGAGGTCGTGCTCGAACACGTCGAGCGATCGCTGTTCGACGGCGCGGAGTTCACGTTCGACGAGTCGACGGTGAAAGACAACCTCGAAGAGATCCTGCTGGTGCTGGTCGCACACCGTTCGTCCAACACGAACGGAAAGAGCCTCATGGGTGACCTCACGACCATCTTCGGCACCAGACTCAGCCCCGGGACGGTCTACCCGCAGCTCCACGACCTCGAGGAGGAGGAGGTGCTCCGGGTGCAGGAACTGGTCCGAACGAAGGAGTACGAGGTCGACGACGAGGACGCGCTCGTCGAGCGTGTCACGGCCGCGATGGAACAACACCTGACGCTTGGGCTCTTCCTGCGGTCTGCCCTCGACGAGCTGTCGTAG
- a CDS encoding winged helix-turn-helix domain-containing protein encodes MQEDRAGNGVLEAIGDERTRTVLAAIVRKPGPVNDLIEQLDLSEATIYRRIETLREHDLVEERTLVADDGNHYNVYWSDFAGAVVTLEEDGYDARVLQEGDLPDAATPITDS; translated from the coding sequence ATGCAGGAAGACAGGGCTGGCAACGGGGTTCTCGAAGCGATCGGTGACGAGCGCACGCGGACCGTGTTGGCGGCTATCGTTAGGAAGCCCGGGCCAGTAAATGATTTGATAGAACAGCTCGATCTCTCTGAAGCGACGATCTATCGGCGGATCGAAACACTCAGAGAACACGATCTCGTGGAGGAGCGGACGCTCGTGGCCGACGACGGCAACCACTACAACGTGTACTGGTCGGATTTCGCCGGGGCGGTGGTGACGTTGGAGGAGGACGGGTACGACGCCCGCGTTCTTCAGGAGGGGGATCTCCCGGACGCCGCCACCCCGATCACGGACAGCTGA
- a CDS encoding GNAT family N-acetyltransferase: protein MPGASVSRGERVTLRTVEEEDRAFCQRASANPEIRIPIGNPLRSRTELGDVAESEGDQFLVCLDGAGPGSPDESALTRVGWVGVEDMSYRRPELSYWLAPEFHGEGYGGEAVGLAVDYVFATYDHPAVGAIAYEFNDASRGLLESLGFEQEGRVRRDRFIDGEYVDTIHYGLLREEWRE from the coding sequence ATGCCTGGAGCCAGCGTCAGTCGGGGCGAGCGGGTGACGCTCCGGACCGTCGAGGAGGAGGATCGGGCGTTCTGCCAGCGGGCGTCGGCCAACCCGGAGATCCGGATCCCGATCGGGAACCCCCTGCGGAGCCGGACGGAACTCGGCGACGTGGCCGAGTCCGAGGGCGACCAGTTCCTCGTCTGTCTGGACGGCGCGGGGCCGGGGTCGCCCGATGAGTCGGCGCTGACCCGGGTCGGCTGGGTCGGCGTCGAGGACATGAGCTACCGGCGGCCGGAGCTCTCCTACTGGCTCGCGCCGGAGTTCCACGGCGAGGGGTACGGCGGCGAGGCGGTGGGGCTCGCAGTCGACTACGTGTTCGCGACGTACGACCACCCCGCGGTGGGCGCGATCGCCTACGAGTTCAACGACGCCTCGCGGGGGCTGCTCGAGTCGCTCGGGTTCGAGCAGGAGGGGCGCGTGCGCCGGGATCGGTTCATCGACGGCGAGTACGTGGACACGATCCACTACGGGCTGTTGCGGGAGGAGTGGCGGGAGTAA
- the gyrA gene encoding DNA gyrase subunit A has product MSTDTPDDGDEPADRVEHVRVEDEMEQSYIDYAMSVIAGRALPDVRDGLKPVHRRILYAMHEDGITSGSGHRKSSSIVGTTMGDYHPHGDSAIYDALARMAQDFSMRAPLVDGQGNFGSIDGDPPAAMRYTEARMAPIAEELLDDIGKDTVDFSSNYDDRLTEPDVLPATFPNLLVNGSSGIAVGMSTNVPPHNLREVVDATIELIEDPEATVEDLMEHVEGPDFPTGANIVGRNGVHQAYKTGRGRVRIRAKFDVDEEAGRIVVTELPFQANKARLIERIADDVNEGKIEGIRDLRDESDRDGIRIVIELKRDAMAEVVKNQLLESHLETTFGVINLALVDGQPKVLTLKETLQEYIKHRREVVRRRSEYDLAEAEDRAHILEGRLKALENAEDVVEAIQNSEDRDAAKAMLQAEWGFSEEQAAHVVRMQLGSLTSMERTSIEEEYEDVQATIDRLETILASDEELDSVIVDELEAVAEEYGDERRTGFIEDTGTVTHEDLIPESEQVVVMTEDDYIKRMELEEFRAQNRGGKGIIGTGLKEGDAVASVFVANSHDYLLCFTNHGQVYKLKTYEVPEMSRTARGKSAVNLLDLGDDEQIEAVVNTDDIDTEGDEEEQQFLTMVTRGGYIKRSGVSEFQNILSTGIRAISLEDGDALADVEVTDGTQDVVIATREGMSIRFDETEARAMGRTARGVRGVDLEGDDEVAAVAGIDEERSSWLLTVTENGYGKRSDLDAYRVQSRNGKGLIDIKTNDRNGFVTALDAVGPGDHLVTMSEAGQIMRCPVEDLSIVGRNTMGVTVMDLADGDRVAAVDVVDADRMAEDE; this is encoded by the coding sequence ATGAGCACGGACACGCCCGACGACGGGGACGAGCCGGCCGATCGGGTCGAGCACGTCCGCGTCGAGGACGAGATGGAGCAGAGCTACATCGACTACGCGATGTCGGTCATCGCGGGCCGAGCCCTCCCGGACGTCCGGGACGGGCTGAAGCCGGTCCACCGGCGCATCCTCTACGCGATGCACGAGGACGGCATCACCTCCGGCTCCGGCCACCGGAAGTCCTCCTCCATCGTCGGGACCACCATGGGGGACTACCACCCCCACGGCGACAGCGCGATCTACGACGCGCTCGCCCGGATGGCACAGGACTTCTCGATGCGCGCGCCGCTGGTCGACGGGCAGGGGAACTTCGGCTCGATCGACGGCGACCCGCCGGCCGCGATGCGCTACACGGAGGCGCGCATGGCCCCGATCGCCGAGGAGCTGCTCGACGACATCGGGAAGGACACCGTCGACTTCTCCAGCAACTACGACGACCGGCTCACGGAGCCGGACGTGCTGCCCGCGACGTTCCCGAACCTGCTCGTCAACGGGAGTTCGGGGATCGCGGTCGGCATGTCGACGAACGTCCCGCCGCACAACCTCCGGGAGGTCGTCGACGCCACGATCGAACTGATCGAGGACCCCGAGGCGACCGTCGAGGACCTGATGGAGCACGTCGAGGGGCCGGACTTCCCGACGGGCGCGAACATCGTCGGCCGGAACGGCGTCCATCAGGCGTACAAGACCGGCCGCGGGCGGGTCCGCATCCGCGCGAAGTTCGACGTCGACGAGGAGGCGGGCCGCATCGTCGTCACCGAACTCCCCTTCCAGGCGAACAAGGCCCGCCTGATCGAGCGGATCGCCGACGACGTCAACGAGGGGAAGATCGAAGGGATCCGCGACCTGCGCGACGAGTCCGACCGCGACGGCATCCGCATCGTGATCGAGCTCAAGCGCGACGCGATGGCGGAGGTCGTCAAGAACCAGCTCCTGGAGTCCCACCTCGAAACCACTTTCGGCGTGATCAACCTCGCGCTGGTCGACGGCCAGCCGAAGGTGCTCACGCTAAAAGAGACGCTGCAGGAGTACATCAAGCACCGCCGCGAAGTGGTGCGTCGGCGCAGCGAGTACGACCTCGCGGAGGCCGAGGACCGCGCCCACATCCTCGAAGGCCGGCTGAAGGCGCTTGAGAACGCCGAGGACGTGGTCGAGGCGATCCAGAACAGCGAGGACCGCGACGCCGCCAAGGCGATGCTCCAGGCGGAGTGGGGGTTCAGCGAGGAGCAGGCCGCCCACGTCGTCCGGATGCAGCTTGGCTCGCTTACCTCGATGGAGCGGACCTCGATCGAGGAGGAGTACGAAGACGTGCAGGCGACGATCGACCGCCTCGAGACCATCCTCGCCAGCGACGAGGAGCTCGACTCGGTGATCGTCGACGAGCTCGAAGCCGTCGCCGAGGAGTACGGCGACGAGCGCCGGACGGGATTCATCGAGGACACCGGCACGGTCACCCACGAGGACCTGATCCCCGAGTCCGAGCAGGTGGTCGTGATGACCGAGGACGACTACATCAAGCGGATGGAGCTCGAGGAGTTCCGTGCCCAGAACCGCGGCGGGAAGGGGATCATCGGCACCGGGCTGAAGGAGGGCGACGCGGTCGCCTCCGTGTTCGTGGCCAACAGCCACGACTACCTGCTCTGTTTCACCAACCACGGGCAGGTGTACAAGCTGAAAACGTACGAGGTGCCGGAGATGTCCCGGACCGCCCGCGGGAAGTCCGCGGTCAACCTGCTCGACCTCGGCGACGACGAGCAGATCGAGGCCGTCGTCAACACCGACGACATCGACACCGAGGGCGACGAGGAGGAACAGCAGTTCCTCACGATGGTGACCCGCGGCGGCTACATCAAGCGCAGCGGCGTCTCGGAGTTCCAGAACATCCTCTCGACGGGGATCCGCGCGATCAGTCTCGAGGACGGCGACGCGCTCGCCGACGTCGAGGTCACCGACGGCACGCAGGACGTCGTGATCGCGACCCGCGAGGGGATGTCGATCCGCTTCGACGAGACGGAGGCCCGCGCGATGGGCCGGACCGCCCGCGGGGTCCGCGGGGTCGATCTCGAAGGCGACGACGAGGTCGCCGCCGTCGCCGGCATCGACGAGGAGCGCTCCTCGTGGCTGCTCACCGTGACCGAGAACGGCTACGGCAAGCGCTCCGACCTCGACGCCTACCGCGTGCAGTCCCGCAACGGGAAGGGGCTGATCGACATCAAGACCAACGACCGCAACGGGTTCGTCACCGCCCTGGACGCGGTCGGGCCGGGCGACCACCTCGTGACGATGAGCGAGGCCGGCCAGATCATGCGCTGTCCCGTGGAGGACCTCTCGATCGTCGGCCGGAACACGATGGGCGTGACGGTGATGGACCTCGCTGACGGCGACCGCGTGGCCGCCGTCGACGTGGTCGACGCCGACCGGATGGCCGAGGACGAGTAG
- the gyrB gene encoding DNA topoisomerase (ATP-hydrolyzing) subunit B encodes MSEENADYGAGQIQVLEGLQAVRKRPAMYIGSTDDRGLHHLVYEVVDNAIDEALAGHCDRISVTIHDDGSVSVTDDGRGIPVDTHEEYDRPALEVIMTVLHAGGKFDNKSYQVSGGLHGVGVSVVNALAKRLTAEVKRDGAVWRHEFHRGEPQGDIDRVRDLADDDGTGTTIRFWPDEEIFETTEFEFTTLESRLRELAFLNSGVHIELADERDDDEHEPESETFRYEGGIRAFVRFLNETKTPIHDDVIYFADEEDGVQVEVALQATEELQGSIHSFANNINTREGGTHLTGFKTALTRVVNDYANEQGLIGDVDGNLKGEDVREGLTAVVSVKHPDPQFEGQTKTKLGNSEVRGITESTVHEGLGTYLEENPDTAKKVVAKAAEAAKARQAAKKAEELTRRKSALESTALPGKLADCQSRDPSEAELFIAEGDSAGGSAKQARDSSFQAVLPIKGKILNVEKHRLDRILENDEIRAIITAVGTGIGEEFDIEDCRYEKIIMATDADVDGAHIRTLLLTLFYRHMKPLLEAGYVYATQPPLYRIRYRGETYDVMSEEERDQVIEEVCDGNPTQVQRFKGLGEMNPDQLWETTMNPENRVLKQITLDDAAAADKMFSVLMGDAVEPRKQFIKEHATDAEWVDI; translated from the coding sequence ATGTCAGAAGAGAACGCCGACTACGGCGCGGGCCAGATCCAGGTCTTGGAGGGTCTCCAGGCCGTTCGGAAGCGCCCCGCCATGTACATCGGGTCCACCGACGACCGTGGGCTCCACCATCTCGTCTACGAGGTCGTCGACAACGCCATCGACGAGGCGTTGGCGGGTCACTGCGACCGCATCTCGGTGACGATCCACGACGACGGCTCCGTCTCCGTCACCGACGACGGTCGGGGGATCCCCGTCGACACCCACGAGGAGTACGACCGGCCGGCGCTGGAGGTCATCATGACCGTCCTCCACGCCGGCGGGAAGTTCGACAACAAGTCCTACCAGGTCTCCGGGGGGCTCCACGGCGTCGGCGTGAGCGTGGTGAACGCGCTCGCGAAACGCCTGACCGCCGAGGTCAAACGCGACGGCGCCGTCTGGCGCCACGAGTTCCACCGCGGCGAGCCCCAGGGCGACATCGACCGCGTCCGCGACCTCGCGGACGACGACGGGACGGGCACCACGATCCGGTTCTGGCCCGACGAGGAGATCTTCGAGACCACGGAGTTCGAGTTCACGACGCTGGAGAGCCGGCTCCGCGAACTCGCCTTCCTCAACAGCGGCGTCCACATCGAGCTCGCCGACGAACGCGACGACGACGAGCACGAGCCGGAGTCGGAGACGTTCCGCTACGAGGGCGGCATCCGTGCGTTCGTCCGGTTCCTCAACGAGACCAAGACGCCCATCCACGACGACGTGATCTACTTCGCGGACGAGGAGGATGGCGTCCAAGTCGAGGTGGCGCTGCAGGCCACCGAGGAACTCCAGGGGTCGATCCACAGCTTCGCGAACAACATCAACACCCGCGAGGGCGGCACCCACCTCACGGGGTTCAAGACGGCGCTCACCCGTGTCGTCAACGACTACGCCAACGAACAGGGACTCATCGGCGACGTCGACGGCAACCTCAAGGGCGAGGACGTCCGCGAGGGGCTGACCGCCGTCGTCTCGGTCAAACACCCCGACCCGCAGTTCGAGGGCCAGACCAAGACCAAGCTCGGCAACAGCGAGGTTCGCGGGATCACCGAGAGCACGGTCCACGAGGGGCTCGGGACGTACCTCGAGGAGAACCCCGACACCGCGAAGAAGGTCGTCGCGAAGGCCGCCGAGGCGGCGAAGGCTCGACAGGCCGCGAAGAAGGCCGAGGAGCTCACCCGCCGGAAGTCAGCACTGGAGTCGACGGCACTGCCCGGGAAGCTCGCGGACTGTCAGAGCCGCGACCCCAGCGAGGCAGAGCTGTTCATCGCGGAGGGTGACTCCGCAGGCGGGAGCGCCAAGCAGGCCCGGGACTCCTCGTTCCAGGCTGTGCTCCCGATCAAAGGGAAGATCCTCAACGTCGAGAAACACCGGCTCGACCGCATCCTCGAGAACGACGAGATCCGCGCGATCATCACCGCCGTCGGCACGGGGATCGGCGAGGAGTTCGACATCGAGGACTGTCGCTACGAGAAGATCATCATGGCCACCGACGCCGACGTCGACGGCGCCCACATCCGCACGCTGCTGCTGACGCTGTTCTACCGGCACATGAAGCCGCTGCTGGAGGCGGGCTACGTCTACGCGACCCAGCCGCCGCTGTACCGCATCCGCTACCGCGGCGAGACGTACGACGTGATGAGCGAGGAAGAGCGGGACCAGGTGATCGAGGAGGTCTGTGACGGCAACCCCACGCAGGTCCAGCGGTTCAAGGGGCTGGGCGAGATGAACCCCGACCAGCTCTGGGAGACGACGATGAACCCGGAGAACCGGGTGCTCAAGCAGATCACGCTCGACGACGCCGCCGCCGCGGACAAGATGTTCTCGGTGCTGATGGGCGACGCCGTCGAGCCGCGCAAGCAGTTCATCAAGGAGCACGCGACCGACGCCGAGTGGGTGGACATATGA
- a CDS encoding DNA topoisomerase VI subunit B → MTSQQTTLGEDTTTAEELAEGQREISIAEFFEKNKHMLGFDSGARGLVTAVKEAVDNALDATEEAGIRPDIYVEIREVGDYYRLVVEDNGPGITKEQLPKVFGKLLYGSRFHKREQSRGQQGIGISAAVLYSQLTSGKPAKITSRTQGSTEAEYFELIIDTDTNEPEIGTAETTSWDRSHGTRIELEMEANMRARQQLHDYIKHTAVVNPHARIELREPGLDEPLKFERATDQLPAETEEIRPHPHGVELGTLIKMLDATDSYSVSGFMQGEFTRVGKKTADSVLDNFRDRHFGRELGWPARNGAPTADVEADIQSALYEAVSNKGADATDVFAERIANSLTERERTTYSKLVEVVGTETGKTFGATVRENAVAAAWAELTRFGSENDEGDDLDRLTPTLYELVDDATSTRKDDAAVNGLAERLAERFVALGDDDAPNRMRLTLADLKTLVDEAADTTEEYDDETFGDTARENVVESLWSRMETVPDDPPDVSEIAGDRDTASELLEAMRETDILSPPTGCLAPITAELVEAGLRKEYDADFYAASTRDAEVHGGDPFVVEAGIAYGGDIPADGSVELLRFANRVPLVYQRGACATTNVVKRIGWRNYGLDQPGGSGMPSGPAVISIHVASTNVPFTSESKDALASVPEIEDEIELAIREAARELKSYLNKRRSMAKRREKQDVLGRILPQMAEKVAEVTGRDHPDIEGAMARIMNNVGVDRERDGETVTLRVENHSDRNESLEITEIVSAEPEGLPDGVDAIEMDEEWFVNWNPDVGSGETVELEYSLPTDADADATVDGVDDEKLTVNA, encoded by the coding sequence ATGACCTCGCAGCAGACGACACTCGGCGAGGACACCACTACGGCCGAGGAGTTGGCCGAGGGGCAGCGCGAGATCTCCATCGCCGAGTTCTTCGAGAAGAACAAACACATGCTCGGGTTCGACTCGGGCGCCCGGGGGCTGGTGACGGCCGTGAAGGAGGCCGTCGACAACGCTCTCGACGCGACCGAGGAGGCCGGCATCCGGCCCGATATCTACGTCGAGATCCGCGAGGTCGGCGACTACTACCGCCTCGTGGTCGAGGATAACGGGCCCGGGATCACCAAGGAGCAGCTCCCCAAAGTGTTCGGGAAGTTGCTGTACGGCTCGCGGTTCCACAAGCGCGAGCAGAGCCGCGGGCAGCAGGGAATCGGGATCTCCGCGGCCGTGCTCTACTCCCAGCTCACCTCCGGCAAGCCCGCGAAGATCACCTCCCGCACGCAGGGCAGCACCGAGGCGGAGTACTTCGAGCTCATCATCGACACCGACACCAACGAGCCGGAGATCGGGACCGCCGAGACCACCTCGTGGGACCGCAGCCACGGCACCCGCATCGAGTTGGAGATGGAGGCCAACATGCGCGCCCGCCAGCAGCTCCACGACTACATCAAACACACCGCAGTCGTCAACCCCCACGCCCGGATCGAACTTCGAGAGCCGGGGCTGGACGAGCCGCTGAAGTTCGAGCGCGCGACCGACCAGCTCCCCGCCGAGACCGAGGAGATCCGGCCCCACCCCCACGGCGTCGAGCTCGGGACGCTGATCAAGATGCTCGACGCGACCGACTCCTACTCCGTCTCCGGGTTCATGCAGGGGGAGTTCACCCGCGTCGGGAAGAAGACCGCCGACAGCGTCCTCGACAACTTCCGCGACCGCCACTTCGGCCGCGAGCTCGGCTGGCCCGCCCGGAACGGCGCCCCGACCGCCGACGTGGAAGCGGACATCCAAAGCGCCCTCTACGAGGCCGTCTCGAACAAGGGCGCCGACGCGACCGACGTGTTCGCCGAGCGGATCGCGAACAGCCTGACCGAACGCGAGCGGACGACCTACTCCAAGCTCGTGGAGGTCGTCGGCACCGAGACGGGCAAGACGTTCGGCGCGACCGTCCGGGAGAACGCCGTCGCGGCGGCGTGGGCCGAGCTCACCCGGTTCGGTTCCGAGAACGACGAGGGCGACGATCTCGACCGGCTCACACCGACGCTGTACGAGCTAGTCGACGACGCCACCTCGACGCGGAAGGACGATGCCGCGGTCAACGGGCTGGCCGAGCGGCTGGCCGAACGCTTCGTCGCACTGGGCGACGACGACGCCCCCAACCGGATGCGGCTCACCCTCGCCGACCTGAAGACGCTCGTCGACGAGGCCGCCGACACCACCGAGGAGTACGACGACGAGACGTTCGGCGACACCGCCCGCGAGAACGTCGTCGAGTCGCTGTGGTCGCGGATGGAGACCGTCCCGGACGACCCGCCGGACGTGAGCGAAATCGCGGGCGACCGCGACACCGCCTCCGAGCTGCTGGAGGCGATGCGGGAGACGGACATTCTCTCGCCGCCGACGGGCTGTCTCGCCCCGATCACGGCCGAACTGGTCGAGGCCGGGCTCCGGAAGGAGTACGATGCCGACTTCTACGCCGCTTCGACCCGGGACGCCGAGGTTCACGGCGGTGACCCGTTCGTCGTCGAGGCCGGGATCGCCTACGGCGGCGACATCCCCGCCGACGGGAGCGTCGAACTGCTGCGCTTCGCGAACCGCGTGCCGCTGGTGTACCAGCGCGGCGCGTGTGCGACGACGAACGTCGTCAAGCGCATCGGTTGGCGCAACTACGGGCTCGATCAGCCCGGTGGCTCGGGGATGCCCTCGGGGCCGGCGGTGATCTCGATCCACGTCGCCTCCACGAACGTTCCCTTCACCAGCGAGTCGAAGGACGCGCTGGCGTCGGTGCCGGAGATCGAAGACGAGATCGAACTCGCGATCCGGGAGGCCGCCCGCGAGCTCAAATCCTACCTCAACAAGCGCCGCTCGATGGCCAAGCGCCGGGAGAAACAGGACGTGCTCGGACGCATCCTCCCACAGATGGCCGAGAAGGTCGCCGAGGTCACGGGTCGGGACCACCCCGACATCGAGGGCGCGATGGCCCGGATCATGAACAACGTCGGCGTCGATCGCGAGCGCGACGGCGAGACGGTGACGCTGCGAGTCGAGAACCACTCCGATCGGAACGAGAGCCTAGAGATCACCGAGATCGTCTCCGCCGAGCCCGAGGGGCTGCCCGACGGCGTCGACGCGATCGAGATGGACGAGGAGTGGTTCGTGAACTGGAACCCCGACGTGGGGTCGGGCGAGACGGTCGAACTGGAGTACAGCCTGCCGACCGATGCCGACGCCGACGCCACCGTCGACGGCGTCGACGACGAGAAACTCACGGTGAACGCATGA
- a CDS encoding DNA topoisomerase IV subunit A, with protein sequence MSTKDLSDAEARERLIDLAAEFYDQFAAGEIPRMELPTRTKSNIEYDPEKSVWVYGDRKSTRSANSVSGARKLLKAAYTIEFLANQLDEDRSSTLRELYYLSESWDNEEAQFNGQDESNNLVEDLEIITGVTREDFHMRPEESGATLMGPLKLREQTRRGEREIHCQLDVGEGGYQIPNNPDTIEFLDHDIDFVLCVETGGMRDRLIENGFDDEYNCLIVHLKGQPARATRRITKRLRDELDLPVVVFTDGDPWSYRIYGSVAYGSIKSAHLSEYLATPEAQYVGIRPQDIVDYDLPTDPLSDSDVNALESELEDPRFQTEFWEEQIELQLEIDKKAEQQALASRGLDFVTDTYLPERLETMGVL encoded by the coding sequence ATGAGCACGAAAGACCTGAGCGACGCCGAGGCGCGGGAACGGCTAATCGACCTGGCCGCGGAGTTTTACGACCAGTTCGCGGCCGGCGAGATCCCCCGGATGGAGCTGCCCACCCGGACGAAGAGCAACATCGAGTACGACCCCGAGAAGAGCGTCTGGGTGTACGGCGACCGCAAATCCACCCGGTCGGCCAACTCCGTCAGCGGCGCGCGGAAGCTGCTGAAGGCCGCCTACACGATCGAGTTCCTCGCGAACCAGCTCGACGAGGACCGCTCCTCGACGCTGCGAGAGCTCTACTACCTCTCAGAGTCGTGGGACAACGAGGAGGCTCAGTTCAACGGGCAGGACGAGTCGAACAACCTCGTCGAGGACTTAGAGATCATCACGGGCGTCACCCGCGAGGACTTCCACATGCGGCCCGAGGAGTCCGGCGCGACCCTGATGGGGCCGCTGAAGCTGCGCGAACAGACCCGCCGCGGCGAGCGGGAGATTCACTGCCAGCTCGACGTGGGTGAGGGTGGCTACCAGATCCCGAACAACCCCGACACGATCGAGTTCCTCGACCACGACATCGACTTCGTGCTCTGTGTGGAGACGGGTGGGATGCGGGACCGCCTGATCGAGAACGGGTTCGACGACGAGTACAACTGCCTGATCGTCCACCTCAAAGGCCAACCCGCACGCGCGACCCGGCGGATCACCAAGCGACTCCGCGACGAACTCGACCTGCCGGTCGTGGTGTTCACTGACGGCGACCCGTGGTCCTACCGGATATACGGCTCCGTGGCGTACGGCTCGATCAAGTCCGCCCACCTCTCGGAGTATCTCGCGACCCCGGAGGCTCAGTACGTCGGCATCCGTCCACAGGACATCGTCGACTACGACCTGCCGACGGACCCGCTGTCGGACTCCGACGTGAACGCCCTGGAGTCCGAACTCGAGGACCCGCGCTTCCAGACGGAGTTCTGGGAGGAGCAGATCGAACTGCAGTTGGAGATCGACAAGAAGGCCGAGCAGCAGGCGCTCGCCTCCCGGGGGCTCGACTTCGTGACGGACACGTACCTGCCCGAGCGACTGGAGACGATGGGCGTGCTGTAA